In a single window of the Rhopalosiphum padi isolate XX-2018 chromosome 1, ASM2088224v1, whole genome shotgun sequence genome:
- the LOC132918627 gene encoding SID1 transmembrane family member 1-like, with translation MWKPILIVLFGLSSVWSELFNEEFVRYGSNDLIPIVLKGNYSQNHQKIINNNISYLFLYDYMLNSTFEPPRVKVTLIEPENNDIVDPLIVVVRHRSGVISWQLPYIEKQQEIKYYKAAHILCPLLSASNNESGIVVSVSTNSIQNVTFILRLDVQKSFNVLLNQEVSFNLSPSEPVYYYYSFKQNASMVLLHVKSDDVICMTLSIQNSSCPVFDSLETVQYDGLRQTVSKTGGIIISKDEYPLGLFIVFVVHSDNSACHQGNYQATNSRTKSISFVVKPTVDFNYQIINCLIVILIFILILVFTTFCYHTKSDDTKTIDIIQEEPSTSICSTPVNIQPDNVSYDSSLDETDIDILKSPEPWKDLIRTKACLYVSDLSKKDHRILKAKSRLYVWNLITVAVFYSLPVIQLVFTSQKMLNETGNQDLCYYNFLCSHSFILGPWKFSDFNHIFSNVGYIFFGLLFILITYKRECANIPNKKFGIPNHCGLYYAMGSALAMEGLMSACYHVCPNHSNFQFDTSFMYIICMLSMIKIYQTRHPDINANAYLVFGVLAFVIILGLTGIMYEGPVLFALFTCLHLIMIFWLSAQIYYMGRWKLDKKTPKRFLNHLMTAPNPCKPKYPNRMVLLSIGILINLGLAISHWIIKFGNFGNYLLILFMVNLILYLSFYIVMKLISKEKLHFWPLLYILLAMIFWSASLYFYVHKSSSWTLSAAESRTYNTPCTFMDFYDNHDIWHFLSAISLFLSFMVLFTLDDDVNNKLTATIPVF, from the exons atgtggaAACCAATACTCATTGTTTTATTTGGACTGTCATCAGTATGGAGTGAATTATTCAATGAAGAATTTGTAAGGTATGGGTCTAATGATCTTATACCTATTGTGTTAAAGGGAAATTACTCACAAAATCAccaaaaaattatcaacaacaatatttcatatttatttctttatgatTACATGTTG aattcAACTTTTGAGCCCCCAAGAGTTAAGGTCACGCTAATAGAGCcagaaaataatgatattgtagATCCCTTAATAGTTGTTGTAAGACACCGCTCTGGTGTAATATCATGGCAACTTCCATACATAGAAAAACAACAAGAAATaaa ATATTACAAAGCTGCTCATATATTATGTCCGTTATTAAGTGCTTCCAATAATGAAAGTGGAATAGTTGTAAGTGTATCAACTAACAGTATACAAAATGTCACATTCATTTTACGTTTGGATGTTCAAAAATCCTTTAATGTATt attaAATCAAGAAGTGTCATTTAACCTATCACCATCGGAaccagtgtattattattatagttttaaacaaaatgctTCAATGGTATTACTGCATGTTAAATCTGATGATGTCATATGTATGACATTGTCAATACAAAATTCATCG tgtccAGTTTTTGACTCACTAGAAACAGTACAATATGATGGTTTACGACAAACTGTCAGTAAAACTGGCGGCATTATTATATcg aaaGATGAGTACCCACTTGgattgtttatagtttttgtagTTCATAGTGATAATTCAGCATGTCATCAAGGAAACTATCAAGCAACAAATTCTAGGACAAAAAGCATTAGTTTTGTGGTGAAACCAACTgttgattttaattatcaaataatcaattgtttaatagtaattttgatttttattttgattttggtgTTTACCACATTTTGTTATCATACTAAAAG tgaTGATACGAAAACAATTGATATCATACAAGAAGAACCATCAACTAGTATTTGTTCTACCCCTGTTAATA ttcaaCCTGATAATGTGAGTTATGATTCATCTTTGGATGAGACtgatattgacattttaaagtCACCTGAACCTTGGAAAGATTTGATTag aaccaAAGCATGTCTATATGTCAGTGATTTATCTAAAAAAGATCATAGAATTTTAAAAGCCAAATCTAGATTATATGTATGGAATTTGATAACAGTAGCAGTATTTTATTCATTGCCTGTTATTCAATTAGTTTTTACATCACAAaaa atgctAAATGAAACTGGAAATCAAgatttgtgttattataattttctgtgTTCGCATAGTTTTATATTAGGGCCATGGAAATTTAgtgattttaatcatatattttcaaatgttgggtatatattttttggacttcttttcattttaattacatataaacgAGAATGTGCGAATATTCCCAATAAA AAATTTGGTATTCCTAATCATTGTGGTTTGTATTATGCAATGGGATCAGCTTTGGCTATGGAAGGGTTAATGAGTGCTTGTTATCATGTATGCCCTAATCATTCCAATTTTCAATTTG atacaagttttatgtacattatatgtatgttaaGTATGATCAAAATTTATCAAACTAGACATCCTGACATCAATGCGAATGCTTATTTAGTGTTTGGTGTTTTGGCATTTGTTATTATACTTGGTCTTACTGGTATAATGTATGAAGGTCCAGTACTTTTTGCGCTCTTCActtgtttacatttaataatgatattttggtTATCTGCACAAATATACTATATGGGCAGGTGGAAATTag ataaaaaaacaCCAAAACGATTTTTAAATCACTTAATGACTGCACCAAATCCATGTAAACCAAAGTATCCAAACCGCATGGTTTTATTGAGTATtg gaattttaattaatttgggATTGGCCATAAGTCATTGGATCATAAAGTTTGGTAATTTTGGAAATTACCTTTTGATATTGTTTATGGTCAATTTGATTCTGTATctatcattttatattgttatgaagTTAATATCAAaggaaaaattacatttttggccattactatatattttgttggcTATGATATTTTGGTCTGCctcattgtatttttatgtgcaTAAATCAAGTTCATGGact CTAAGCGCAGCTGAATCAAGAACGTATAACACTCCATGTACCTTTATGGATTTCTATGATAACCACGATATTTGGCATTTTCTGTCAGCTATTAGTTTGTTTCTCTCATTTATGGTTTTGTTTACATTGGATgatgatgttaataataaacttacagCAACAATacctgttttttaa